From one Aggregicoccus sp. 17bor-14 genomic stretch:
- a CDS encoding ABC transporter substrate-binding protein: MKRVLLSITAALLFAVPASAQIKVGVYGPFTGGSAGMGVSMRNGATLAAEEINKSGGILGKQVVLVARDDEAKNERGGQIMQEFVDKEKVVAVLGPINTGVADSSTRYANEAKVPVIINASAGAKVNELFPQYPENYIFRIAANDLVQTEMVVKEAVDVRGHKKPAILADDTNYGQGGRAKLEAALQKRGVKPVYVGKFKIKDTDMTAQLQEAKAAGADALLVYGIGPELAAIANSLDRLGWKPDMIGGWTLSMQAFMKNAGKNGNGAVAPVTFIEGDLTNPKQQKFVEAYYKRFNEKPMSVAVAAAQGYDSLYLLKQAIEQAKSTDGDKIRLALEDLQKPFEGITATYTKPFNSKNHEAVTEKTVRMGVVKDGTVVPKSAAGAPKK, translated from the coding sequence ATGAAGAGAGTCCTGTTGAGCATCACGGCGGCGCTCCTGTTCGCGGTACCGGCCAGCGCGCAGATCAAGGTGGGCGTGTACGGCCCCTTCACGGGAGGCTCCGCGGGCATGGGCGTGTCCATGCGCAACGGCGCCACGCTCGCGGCGGAGGAGATCAACAAGAGCGGCGGCATCCTCGGCAAGCAGGTGGTGCTGGTCGCCCGCGACGACGAGGCCAAGAACGAGCGCGGCGGGCAGATCATGCAGGAGTTCGTGGACAAGGAGAAGGTGGTGGCGGTGCTCGGCCCCATCAACACCGGCGTCGCGGACTCCTCCACGCGCTACGCGAACGAGGCCAAGGTGCCGGTCATCATCAACGCGAGCGCCGGCGCGAAGGTGAACGAGCTGTTCCCGCAGTACCCGGAGAACTACATCTTCCGCATCGCGGCCAATGACCTCGTGCAGACCGAGATGGTGGTGAAGGAGGCGGTGGACGTGCGCGGGCACAAGAAGCCCGCCATCCTCGCGGACGACACCAACTACGGCCAGGGCGGCCGCGCGAAGCTGGAGGCGGCGCTGCAGAAGCGCGGCGTGAAGCCGGTGTACGTGGGCAAGTTCAAGATCAAGGACACGGACATGACCGCGCAGCTGCAGGAGGCCAAGGCCGCCGGCGCGGACGCGCTGCTGGTCTACGGCATCGGCCCCGAGCTCGCCGCCATCGCCAACTCGCTGGACCGGCTCGGCTGGAAGCCGGACATGATCGGCGGCTGGACCCTGTCCATGCAGGCCTTCATGAAGAACGCGGGCAAGAACGGCAACGGCGCGGTGGCGCCCGTGACCTTCATCGAGGGTGACCTCACCAACCCGAAGCAGCAGAAGTTCGTCGAGGCCTACTACAAGCGCTTCAACGAGAAGCCCATGTCCGTGGCCGTGGCGGCCGCGCAGGGCTACGACTCGCTGTACCTGCTCAAGCAGGCCATCGAGCAGGCCAAGAGCACGGACGGCGACAAGATCCGCCTCGCGCTCGAGGACCTGCAGAAGCCCTTCGAGGGCATCACCGCCACCTACACCAAGCCCTTCAACAGCAAGAACCACGAGGCGGTCACCGAGAAGACCGTGCGCATGGGCGTGGTGAAGGACGGCACCGTGGTGCCCAAGAGCGCGGCCGGCGCACCCAAGAAGTAG